A stretch of the Bacillus licheniformis DSM 13 = ATCC 14580 genome encodes the following:
- a CDS encoding chromate transporter gives MKHPYRELIIAMTRTGILGFGGGPSVIPLIRHEAVSKFKWIDDDEFGEILAIANALPGPIATKMSAYLGHKVKGVPGAVVATAAHIMPTCAAMAALFAAVNVLSHSKIVSGMIGAVTPVIAVMLGIMAYEFGQKALKGFGLLTGVLFFILAFLGLQVFSIHPGIIVILFLTFKLKRKAAREKDKGVSAS, from the coding sequence ATGAAGCACCCTTACCGGGAACTGATCATCGCAATGACAAGAACGGGAATATTGGGCTTTGGCGGCGGCCCATCTGTTATCCCGCTGATCCGTCATGAAGCCGTTTCTAAGTTCAAATGGATCGATGATGATGAATTCGGGGAAATTTTGGCGATTGCCAATGCGCTGCCCGGGCCGATCGCTACGAAAATGTCGGCATATTTAGGTCATAAAGTAAAAGGCGTTCCTGGTGCTGTCGTTGCTACAGCAGCCCATATCATGCCGACATGCGCCGCGATGGCCGCCTTGTTCGCAGCCGTTAATGTGCTCAGCCACTCAAAAATCGTAAGCGGCATGATCGGCGCTGTCACCCCTGTCATCGCCGTCATGCTCGGCATCATGGCTTACGAATTTGGGCAAAAAGCATTGAAAGGCTTCGGCTTGCTGACCGGCGTGCTTTTCTTTATTCTTGCGTTTTTGGGTCTTCAAGTGTTTTCCATCCACCCCGGCATCATTGTCATCCTGTTTTTAACGTTTAAATTAAAAAGAAAAGCGGCCCGAGAAAAGGATAAAGGAGTGTCCGCTTCATGA
- a CDS encoding chromate transporter, whose translation MIIFYLFWAFFIANLLGYGGGPASIPLNFEEVVQHFHWLSKEEFSNMLALANALPGPIATKIAAYVGYSVLGWPGVFIALAATVLPSAIALVLLLKLIGRYRQSQVVKGMTLSVQPVIAVMMLLLTWEISGDAIHSIGMVQSLVIALISLVALTKFRVHPAFLIVAAFAYGGLVIPLL comes from the coding sequence ATGATCATCTTTTATCTGTTTTGGGCCTTCTTTATTGCAAACTTATTGGGCTACGGAGGCGGGCCAGCTTCAATTCCGCTTAATTTTGAAGAAGTTGTTCAGCATTTTCACTGGCTGTCAAAAGAGGAATTTTCAAACATGCTTGCGCTTGCAAATGCGCTGCCAGGCCCGATCGCCACAAAAATTGCAGCTTATGTCGGCTACAGCGTGCTCGGATGGCCCGGTGTTTTCATTGCTCTTGCCGCAACTGTGCTTCCCTCGGCCATCGCGCTCGTTTTGCTGCTCAAGCTGATCGGCCGCTACCGCCAGTCGCAGGTCGTCAAAGGAATGACCTTGTCGGTTCAGCCGGTTATAGCCGTGATGATGCTTCTTTTAACATGGGAAATCAGCGGCGACGCGATCCATTCGATCGGCATGGTTCAATCACTTGTCATCGCGCTGATCTCTTTAGTCGCCTTGACGAAGTTCCGCGTCCATCCGGCTTTCCTGATCGTGGCGGCCTTCGCTTACGGCGGGCTTGTCATTCCGCTGCTGTAG
- a CDS encoding tyrosine-protein phosphatase — protein MIDIHCHILAGVDDGAACMNDSLEMAKQAALQGIHTIIATPHHRNGVYEHPKEAILAAVSGLKTRMQKENIPVLITPGQEIRLYGELKRDLERGRLLSLAGTKYLLIELPYHHVPRYAEKVLFDLQLNGYIPIIAHPERNLELMENPDLLYRLVKNGACAQLTCSSLAGRFGRSVKRLARRFLEANLIHFIASDAHNLTTRSFFFDTVENDYGRDFLNVFTENAGLLLENREIHKETPRPVKKKKLLGLL, from the coding sequence ATGATCGATATTCATTGCCACATTCTTGCGGGCGTTGATGATGGAGCAGCATGTATGAATGACAGTTTAGAAATGGCTAAACAAGCCGCCCTCCAGGGGATTCATACGATTATCGCCACACCGCACCACCGAAACGGTGTATACGAACATCCAAAAGAAGCCATCCTTGCAGCTGTTTCGGGTTTAAAGACGAGAATGCAAAAGGAAAACATCCCGGTTCTCATTACCCCCGGGCAGGAAATCCGCCTGTACGGCGAATTGAAGCGCGATCTTGAGCGCGGCAGACTGCTCAGCCTCGCCGGCACAAAGTATTTGCTGATTGAACTTCCTTACCACCATGTCCCGCGTTATGCCGAAAAGGTGCTGTTCGATCTCCAATTAAATGGTTACATTCCGATCATCGCACACCCCGAGCGGAACCTTGAATTGATGGAGAATCCCGATCTGCTGTACCGCCTCGTCAAAAACGGCGCCTGCGCCCAGCTGACATGTTCAAGTCTTGCAGGCCGTTTCGGCAGAAGCGTCAAACGGCTCGCCCGCCGCTTTCTTGAAGCGAACCTCATCCACTTTATCGCATCAGACGCCCACAACCTCACGACCCGATCTTTCTTTTTTGATACAGTAGAAAACGATTACGGCCGCGATTTCTTGAACGTGTTTACAGAAAACGCGGGCCTGCTCCTGGAAAACCGGGAGATTCATAAAGAAACACCGCGTCCCGTCAAAAAGAAAAAGCTGTTGGGCCTGCTGTGA
- a CDS encoding YveK family protein, producing the protein MRDHIGFKDVFIVLKKRFVLIALITIAAALSSAAVNFYWLKPVYQASAQILINGRQTSNFTDIQTNLELINTYNVIMKSPIILNKVKDELNLSETAEDLKQKITVISENESQIVSISATDKDYSKAADIANTVAAVFQRDIGDIMGENAEISLVAKANPDHSPVPVSPNKKFNIALFTGFGLLFGAGLAFLLELLKNTVRNEEDIEKDLNVHVLGNILYVKPKKGQARKLESFVGKDHTF; encoded by the coding sequence ATGAGAGATCATATCGGCTTTAAAGATGTGTTCATCGTTTTGAAAAAAAGATTCGTTCTGATCGCACTGATCACCATTGCGGCTGCTTTGTCCAGCGCTGCCGTCAACTTTTATTGGCTCAAACCCGTCTATCAGGCATCCGCCCAAATCCTCATCAACGGCCGTCAAACGTCGAACTTCACCGACATCCAGACCAACCTTGAACTTATCAACACATACAACGTCATTATGAAAAGCCCGATCATTTTAAATAAGGTTAAAGACGAACTTAACCTTTCGGAAACGGCTGAAGACCTGAAGCAAAAAATCACGGTTATCAGCGAAAATGAATCGCAGATTGTCAGTATCTCCGCGACTGACAAGGATTATTCCAAGGCGGCGGATATCGCGAATACAGTCGCCGCCGTATTTCAAAGAGACATTGGCGATATTATGGGTGAAAATGCCGAAATCAGCCTTGTTGCGAAAGCCAATCCCGATCATTCACCTGTTCCCGTCAGCCCGAACAAGAAGTTCAACATCGCTCTTTTTACAGGGTTCGGCCTTCTGTTTGGCGCTGGGCTAGCATTTTTGCTCGAGCTTTTGAAAAATACCGTTCGAAATGAAGAAGACATCGAAAAAGATCTGAATGTTCACGTGTTGGGAAATATTCTGTATGTAAAACCGAAAAAAGGACAGGCCAGGAAGCTGGAAAGCTTTGTCGGCAAAGACCATACATTCTGA
- a CDS encoding SWIM zinc finger family protein: MLQDMISKTVVMDAAEQFKHVLPCTEENIQLMKKALILYRQDSVYRVKPMSGHTVSAYVQDVVPVKVFIDLADVKKSSCSCPAQNMCRHVLAVYLYLYAQYDRLGTFTEFWKEAQKRRENREILGQLQRGMKPRSHTLDQWTSFFNTEFRRWEEHTPKNQQTMQYLYYGYFSALKKRTPAEPELKKMYQIHAALATWLAMHSLVEKGRIDPEKDFYSLNPYIEQLMDTIYSSIDELKTYALSFSLDPFLEKTPGVIRELLLKKDIFQYERLRIFGEIWSALLSRPNWLKRELDVLNNLEPSPEIQFGRLHLEFLLKNDDVILDQAGSFSPEILPYTFQWLSVMTAKKDWKRLKKWYEHLEQLAAGFCRLDKPYREIRDVLSEFFLFLSDYSKNAKEEHVFERYCKECLPYTFTEYSHFLYNKNRFTEWMEIHSLVGFSISEIGQNALKDIAAAAPEALIPSYHREISGLVEQKNRSSYKEAVKQLKKLRTLYKKAKKQDVWNRFMEQFSARYKRLRAFQEELKKGKLIDGES, encoded by the coding sequence ATGCTTCAAGACATGATCTCAAAAACGGTTGTGATGGATGCAGCTGAACAGTTTAAGCATGTACTGCCGTGCACAGAAGAAAACATTCAGCTCATGAAAAAAGCCCTTATTTTATACAGACAGGATTCCGTCTATCGGGTCAAGCCGATGAGCGGGCATACGGTCAGCGCTTACGTCCAGGACGTTGTCCCGGTAAAGGTCTTCATCGACCTCGCCGACGTTAAAAAAAGCAGCTGTTCCTGCCCTGCTCAAAACATGTGCCGTCATGTGCTTGCCGTTTACTTATATCTATATGCACAATATGATCGATTGGGAACATTTACGGAGTTTTGGAAGGAAGCGCAAAAACGCCGCGAAAACCGGGAGATTCTCGGACAGCTTCAGCGCGGAATGAAGCCCCGCAGCCACACGCTCGATCAATGGACCTCCTTTTTCAATACGGAGTTCAGACGCTGGGAGGAGCATACGCCTAAAAACCAGCAAACGATGCAATACCTTTACTACGGGTATTTTTCAGCTTTAAAAAAGCGGACGCCTGCGGAGCCGGAGCTGAAAAAAATGTATCAAATCCACGCGGCTCTTGCGACATGGCTTGCTATGCATTCACTCGTCGAGAAAGGGCGCATCGATCCTGAAAAAGATTTTTACTCGCTGAATCCTTATATCGAACAGCTGATGGATACGATCTACAGCTCGATCGATGAACTGAAAACATATGCGCTATCGTTCTCCCTTGACCCGTTTTTAGAAAAAACCCCCGGCGTGATTCGGGAACTGCTGCTCAAGAAAGATATTTTCCAGTATGAAAGGCTGCGGATTTTCGGGGAGATCTGGAGTGCGCTTCTATCCCGGCCAAACTGGCTGAAGCGGGAGCTCGATGTGCTGAACAATCTGGAGCCTTCGCCTGAAATACAATTCGGCAGGCTGCATCTTGAATTTCTGCTGAAAAACGATGATGTGATTCTTGATCAAGCCGGATCGTTTTCACCGGAGATTCTTCCGTATACGTTTCAATGGCTCAGTGTCATGACCGCCAAAAAGGACTGGAAGCGCCTGAAAAAATGGTATGAACACCTTGAGCAGCTGGCGGCCGGCTTCTGCAGACTGGATAAACCGTACCGGGAAATACGCGATGTACTAAGCGAATTCTTCCTGTTTCTAAGCGATTACAGCAAAAACGCAAAAGAAGAGCATGTATTTGAACGGTATTGCAAAGAGTGCCTTCCTTATACATTTACTGAATACAGCCATTTTTTATATAACAAAAACCGCTTTACGGAGTGGATGGAGATCCACAGCCTTGTCGGTTTTTCAATCTCTGAGATAGGGCAGAACGCCTTGAAAGACATTGCGGCAGCGGCTCCTGAAGCATTGATCCCTTCCTATCACAGAGAAATTTCCGGGCTGGTTGAACAAAAAAACCGCTCAAGCTACAAAGAAGCCGTCAAACAATTAAAAAAGCTGCGCACCCTTTATAAAAAAGCGAAAAAACAGGATGTCTGGAACCGGTTTATGGAGCAGTTTTCAGCCCGCTATAAACGGCTGAGAGCCTTCCAGGAGGAGCTTAAGAAAGGAAAGTTGATCGATGGCGAGTCTTAA
- a CDS encoding DEAD/DEAH box helicase gives MASLKEIVIHVEQSEDYTFILSCHDGDHQFLTRNEMERHLFQWHESSFYGTFLEEAGLDTPAVLLSPWMAVEFLGKNSFNSFSDIILTEETEPLMKTASTIYEFIADEDFLPDYEAWKQEMLRWKDKEGILEGYTAEWFSHAVEDYINYNDELKAKWESIVAHSPAVTTFQGHFLDEDDFLETIGWHENPVPFTVGLRLNEPDFDGDDWKIELFLRDKKSGAIQFFEGLNRLKKSWQAYADKIDREQDRFRQIVPWLTIESGTSLLTEEEAWIFLSEASETLVSMGIEILLPSWWQIVRDSNMLLKAKVSSAPRGESFVGMNALMDFNWRFATNGIELTEEEFEQLVANKRRLVNIRGQWIKIDPNFIKQMKKLMERAETEGLHMSDILARELTERSETREDDDLFDASAFSDVRFELSYQLKNMIRKLSQRDDLPSYPVSKYFHGTLRAYQEDGLNWLIFLRNCGFGACLADDMGLGKTIQMIAYFAYLKEQGQQTPSLIIAPTSVLGNWQRELETFAPGLTAALHYGPKRPKGEAFQTSYKDADIVLTSYGLAQSDFDDLSSVAWNCICLDEAQNIKNAHTKQSRSIRKLKGLHHIALSGTPMENRLTELWSIYDFMNKGYLGSLGSFHKRFVLPIEKDRDEKRIEQLQQLIKPFLLRRTKQDKEVALNLPEKQEEKEFVPLSAEQASLYEQLVKDTFEHMSSLAGMQRKALILSMLGKLKQICGHPALYLKETGSELLNGRSVKLEKLLELTKTIRESDESCLIFTQYLGMGDMMKRLLEKSFGEPVKFLNGSLSKLERDKMVEQFQNKEFPILILSLKAGGTGLNLTAANHVIHYDRWWNPAVENQATDRAYRIGQKRFVHVHKLITTGTIEEKIDQMLESKQSLNDQIIQSENWITELSEHELEELFTLNASAITG, from the coding sequence ATGGCGAGTCTTAAGGAAATCGTAATACATGTCGAACAGTCAGAAGACTATACATTTATTTTATCTTGTCATGACGGGGATCATCAGTTTCTTACGCGAAATGAAATGGAAAGGCATTTGTTTCAGTGGCACGAATCGTCTTTTTACGGAACATTTCTCGAGGAAGCCGGTTTAGATACCCCTGCGGTTCTGCTGTCCCCGTGGATGGCGGTCGAATTTCTCGGCAAAAACTCATTTAATTCATTCAGCGACATCATCCTTACTGAGGAAACTGAACCTTTGATGAAAACGGCTTCCACCATTTATGAGTTTATCGCAGATGAAGACTTTCTTCCCGACTATGAAGCATGGAAGCAGGAAATGCTGCGCTGGAAAGATAAAGAAGGGATTTTGGAAGGCTATACAGCCGAATGGTTTTCACACGCTGTCGAAGACTACATCAACTACAATGACGAATTAAAAGCAAAATGGGAATCGATTGTCGCACATTCCCCCGCAGTCACCACATTTCAGGGACATTTTCTTGATGAAGACGATTTTCTTGAAACGATTGGCTGGCATGAAAACCCTGTGCCGTTTACCGTCGGACTCCGCTTAAATGAACCTGACTTTGACGGAGACGATTGGAAAATCGAACTGTTTTTGCGCGACAAAAAAAGCGGAGCCATTCAGTTCTTTGAAGGCTTGAACAGGCTGAAAAAATCGTGGCAGGCATACGCTGATAAAATCGACCGAGAACAAGACAGGTTCCGCCAAATCGTGCCCTGGCTGACGATCGAATCGGGGACGTCGCTTTTAACGGAAGAGGAAGCATGGATCTTCCTGTCCGAAGCTAGCGAAACACTTGTCAGCATGGGGATTGAAATTCTGCTGCCGTCATGGTGGCAAATCGTGAGAGACAGCAATATGCTGCTGAAAGCAAAAGTGTCATCGGCTCCCCGCGGCGAGTCTTTTGTCGGAATGAATGCATTGATGGACTTCAACTGGCGTTTTGCCACCAATGGAATTGAACTCACAGAGGAAGAATTCGAGCAGCTTGTCGCCAATAAAAGACGGCTTGTCAATATACGCGGGCAGTGGATCAAAATCGACCCGAATTTTATCAAACAAATGAAAAAGCTGATGGAGCGGGCAGAAACAGAGGGGCTTCATATGTCTGACATCCTGGCGCGCGAGCTGACAGAGCGGAGCGAAACCCGCGAGGATGATGATCTGTTCGATGCTTCCGCATTCAGCGATGTACGGTTTGAACTGTCCTATCAGCTGAAAAACATGATCAGAAAGCTGAGCCAGCGCGATGATCTCCCGTCATACCCGGTCAGCAAATATTTTCACGGGACGCTCAGAGCTTATCAGGAAGACGGTTTGAACTGGCTGATCTTTCTCAGAAACTGCGGCTTCGGCGCCTGCCTGGCAGATGATATGGGGCTCGGAAAGACCATTCAGATGATCGCCTATTTCGCCTATTTAAAAGAACAGGGACAACAAACGCCGTCTCTTATCATTGCGCCGACTTCCGTCCTCGGGAACTGGCAGCGCGAACTCGAGACCTTCGCGCCCGGCCTGACGGCAGCGCTCCACTACGGGCCAAAACGCCCTAAAGGTGAAGCGTTTCAGACATCTTACAAAGATGCGGATATCGTCTTGACGTCATACGGCCTCGCCCAATCCGACTTTGACGATCTCAGCAGCGTCGCCTGGAACTGCATCTGCCTTGACGAGGCCCAAAACATTAAAAATGCGCACACGAAACAATCCCGTTCAATCAGAAAGCTGAAAGGACTGCATCATATCGCGCTCAGCGGGACTCCGATGGAAAACCGCCTGACGGAGCTGTGGTCAATCTACGATTTCATGAACAAAGGCTATCTCGGAAGCCTTGGCAGCTTCCATAAGCGTTTTGTCCTGCCAATCGAAAAAGACCGCGACGAAAAACGGATCGAACAGCTTCAGCAGCTGATCAAACCGTTTTTATTAAGACGGACAAAGCAGGACAAAGAAGTCGCGCTCAATCTGCCTGAGAAACAGGAGGAAAAAGAGTTCGTTCCGCTCTCCGCAGAACAGGCTTCACTATATGAACAGCTTGTCAAAGATACGTTTGAACATATGTCAAGCCTCGCCGGAATGCAGCGCAAAGCTCTAATCTTAAGCATGCTCGGCAAGCTCAAACAAATCTGCGGCCACCCTGCCCTTTACTTAAAAGAGACCGGGAGCGAGCTCCTTAACGGAAGGTCAGTCAAGCTCGAAAAACTGCTGGAGCTGACGAAGACGATTCGCGAAAGCGATGAAAGCTGCTTGATTTTCACCCAATATCTCGGGATGGGAGATATGATGAAGCGCCTGCTCGAGAAGTCATTCGGCGAACCGGTCAAGTTTCTGAACGGCAGCTTATCCAAGCTTGAACGGGACAAAATGGTGGAGCAGTTTCAAAACAAGGAATTTCCGATTTTGATCTTATCATTAAAAGCCGGGGGCACAGGCCTCAATTTGACGGCCGCCAATCACGTCATCCATTATGACAGATGGTGGAATCCCGCGGTTGAAAATCAAGCGACAGACCGCGCCTACAGAATTGGACAGAAACGGTTCGTCCACGTTCATAAACTGATCACCACCGGCACAATTGAAGAAAAAATCGACCAAATGCTCGAATCGAAGCAATCGCTGAACGATCAAATCATCCAAAGCGAAAATTGGATCACCGAGCTTTCTGAGCATGAACTTGAGGAGTTATTTACCCTGAACGCTTCGGCTATTACAGGTTAA
- a CDS encoding Cof-type HAD-IIB family hydrolase produces MKMIAVDLDGTLLNSESKISKKNIDAIKKAREHGIEVVVATGRASFDVQTIFEPTGIKTWIISANGAVIHDPEGSLYHSVPLDRKRAEGILRWLEENNYYYEVFSDEAIFTPQNGRELLDIELDRLKSANPEADLSRLELAAEQQLSQNGYAYISSYTDLFLAGKDVNVYNILAFSFHKEKLETGWRQFEDAQDITLVTSAEHNFEIEHLQASKGLALEKLSHKLGISLQETAAVGDSLNDFSMLKIAGKSFAMGNARGDIKEMADEVTLTNDENGVAHILHQLIEQQVKPV; encoded by the coding sequence ATGAAAATGATTGCGGTCGATTTAGACGGGACGCTGTTAAACAGTGAAAGCAAGATCTCAAAGAAAAATATCGATGCGATTAAAAAAGCGCGGGAACACGGGATTGAAGTAGTAGTTGCCACGGGGAGAGCATCCTTTGATGTTCAAACGATATTTGAGCCGACAGGTATTAAAACATGGATTATCAGTGCCAACGGAGCGGTGATTCATGATCCTGAAGGCAGCCTTTACCATTCGGTGCCGCTTGATCGGAAACGGGCAGAAGGAATTCTTCGATGGCTTGAAGAAAATAACTACTATTATGAGGTGTTCAGCGATGAAGCAATCTTCACGCCGCAAAACGGCCGCGAGCTGCTTGACATTGAGCTGGACCGCTTGAAAAGCGCAAATCCTGAGGCAGACCTATCAAGGCTGGAACTCGCGGCTGAACAGCAGCTCAGCCAAAACGGATACGCGTACATCAGCTCCTATACCGATCTGTTTTTAGCCGGAAAGGATGTTAATGTATATAACATATTAGCTTTTTCTTTTCATAAGGAAAAGCTGGAAACGGGCTGGAGGCAATTTGAAGATGCACAAGATATTACGCTTGTCACTTCAGCCGAGCACAACTTTGAAATTGAGCATCTTCAGGCGTCAAAAGGGCTGGCATTGGAGAAGCTTTCACACAAGCTCGGCATTTCCCTTCAGGAAACAGCTGCCGTTGGAGACAGCCTCAATGATTTTTCGATGCTGAAGATCGCGGGGAAAAGCTTTGCCATGGGCAATGCGCGCGGAGACATTAAAGAGATGGCTGATGAGGTGACGCTCACTAATGATGAAAATGGCGTTGCTCACATCCTGCATCAGCTGATTGAACAGCAAGTCAAACCGGTTTAA